The sequence TATTCCTTATATAGTGCATACGATGGATTGTAGGATCAATGAAATGACAATACTTTCTTATCATTTTGCAATATCTACTATTAGTATTTGTCAAAAGCAATGGAAAAAATTATCTTGAAATATCCCCTCCTAAGTTAATCCCTATTTTGGACATTTTGACcttatattttgtattttcatgaataattttataaataattatgttAAGGATCAATTTATATTTAAATCGTTTTAAAATGCTATGAAATAACTAACTTGTGTGACATTTGAAATTTCAGAATGAGTCCCCCTCCCCTCCAAACACACAATAAAAAAACAATTTGTAGTGTTTTAACTTGGTAAACAATTTCAATACCCCAAAAAGGGTGAACAATATGGCTTTGCTAAAAATGGCACAATGATAGCTTTGAATTTAAGTTACTCAATTCACTAAAGTGGTTTATGTTCATCCAAAACAACACACATTCGAATTAAATCATCACGTAAATTTATTTGAAAGTTGCACCTATAGTCTCTGCATGAAGTTACATTAAGCTACTTCTTCACATCACAATAGCAGCTTCACCAAGCTCAAGTTTCTTATTCCTGGAGTAATTATTTCAGTTCAAAACTAACACATTTAAGGGCTAAACCCATCGATTGCAGATCTCAAAACTCTAGATTTACCTTGGTCatgtttgttttcttaacttaATCGATGATGATAATGACTCTTATAGAAATAATATTTCAAGATACATATTTGAGATAAGCACGTATTTACTCTAAGGTGATCTGAAGGCTTCACCAGCATATCGCATAGTGCATAAAGTGATAATTACAGTATAAAGAGgagcatttttctttttatattttgggTATTGGAGAAGTGTTATTCTAGAAAGCTCACGCCACTTGCAcagagagtgatggggaagataGTGTATTAGTAGTTCATAAATCTATCTTTAAAGAAGAAATCAATTGAAGAAAACGTCATTGATTCAAGAGAAAGTTCAATAGGTGAACAATAATTACTTATCTACTTATTTGTTCATCAAACAATATATCAAGTAACCACAAAAATAAGTCAATGAATAAAAGAAGAATGAACAATCTACTAAAAAACACATAGTAGAAGATGATATCAATATTCAAAAAGTGAGCTCTTGATATCTTAAAATAAGTTTGCACTACAAAGTTCTTTAATGGCATCGTGTAATGCAAAATTGTTGAAACGAGCAATTTTTGAACCATTAAGCATGCTTATCCACAAACTTGTGCTATGTTTTTCTGGCATACTCCAGTCTTGTTATCTGAACACACTAGGCATTGGGCACCTCACAAATTTGTAGTTAGAGACGCTAACACTACCAATAGACTTCTTAAAAGAAATTTTTGGAGCCTGATATGATAGAATATAGAAAAATCAACTTCATAGTTGCTTATTCGAATATATAATTAGTACCGTactgaataaaaaatattagttatTACAAATGTTATAGATATAATCAAAGAGATTCTCTTTACTattagaagaaaataagaaaaatgtgaCCTAAGACGTTAAACCCCAATATCTTGGCTATTCACTGATTGTTCAACAAAGAAAATGAAACGATACCCCACTGTACTGGAGTATTATCTGCCTTTTTCTTCAAGTAATAGTTTTTTATTTATACACAACTTCCAATGGCAAACAAACAATATGCATATCAGAATGTAGATAGAACCAATAGTGCATCTTAATGTCCTACAAGGTATTCCATAACAAAATAATGTCACAAAATAGGAGAGTGGAAGCTAATATTCTTTGAGTAGGTTTTTCAACTGCAATCACATTTGAAACTATATAAATTGGGGTGTTTGGTCGTGATAAACAAGACAATAGTAAAAAATAAACATATCAAATCTAATCATCTTTATCTGGGTCATGATGTAAAATCGCATaagaatcataaaaaaaaaaacaaatacagAATCTGAGTGTTTGGTGGTTATGATCAACAGATCAAGAGAAtagcaattgaaaaaaaaaagacataccAATTCATCATCAAATTGTACATCATATTCTTCATCATCATTAGGTGCATCCAACCGATACTCTTTACAAATGAATTAAGTGAAGTTAGTAAAATAAGTGACGACCACTTATACCTTAACATACATGTCTTTTACCAATTATAAAGGGAATATTGAATAACTAGTATTATTACCCTTAAAATACCTTGATGAAGCTCCTCTTATTGATTGCATTATAGCATAAGGGTACAATCACACAAGTTGAGATAACAAGATCATTATGCTTCACAAAACCAGACCAAACATCTTGTCATCATATATCATTGCTACAAGTAAAAGGGGCAGCTAGAGCAACCCCATGCCATTAAAAAATTTTGTAGTGCAAACTTATTTCAATTTTCATACAGCAGTCTGATATCAATTTATAAATTGAGACTCACTATAGTTTAACTATCTGAATTGATTCTGCAAGACTCTCCTACAGCTTGATCCATATGAGAGTTTCATTTTCCAATCTGTGTCTGCTCTACCATATCTTTACTGAACTTGAAGGTGACGGATGAGCCGTAGAACACCAAAGACAGCAAGATCTGCTTAATTAAGATCCATTCCACCTGTCAAAATCAATAAGTATATAGCAATTTctttttgaaaaggaaaaaaaaaagaggcaaaaGTATAATTATTTTGGATAGTTAAAATCATAAGCAACTTGCAATAGTGCAATCAATTAAAACGAATCAAAACATCAAACCAAAAAGTGAAGGTACAGATAGAGAAAGAGACAGAGAGAGATGCATTTGTAGATACTTGAGAAAAAAGGTAATTGGTAAAATGGTCATCAGAACTACATTAATAGAGATTTATATTAAAGGACGACAGTACCTTTTAGAAGTTCCTTAGATGAGGTGAGTACTGGAAGCCATGTAGGGTACGAATTCCATTTCGAAGCAGCGACGACGAGAAACAGAGTAGCAGCGACGACGCACGGTGAAGAGAGGAAACCAGCGACGGCCCAGGGCGAGCATCAGAGAACGAGCATGGCGCAGAAAGAGGATTAGAGAGCAAGCAAGCTACGGCGGAGTGGGAGGAACGTGAAACGAGCAACATTGATAGGAAGCAGAGAGGGGGAAAAAACCCTAGCAGAACTCTCTTTGAAACTCAGATTAAAAAAATAGGAAGAATgtgtaaaacaaaaaaattagaggGGTAAAAATTTAATTAGcaattcttttaaaaataaaaaatgggatttattttgtaaatattttaacATTGGTTAATCATACTCCCTCATAAAATTGGGAGTAAGAAATCCGTGACCACTTATTAAATATGAAGacctttaatttataaaaaaaatttatttattctaatatttttatattaaaaaaattttgacacaaaattaaaagaatacgAACTTattaagataatttaaaaaaaaatcacaaaacaatgaTTTGCCGCCACGCGGTGAAGTGAAGAGGTACAGCGGCTTCCATCGagtttcttttttgtttcttgtgtAACTTCTTATCCCGAATCTCAAGTCTCAACTACGGACCAAAGACTGCGGTATTATTATACGTAGAAATTCCACAAATACATACATACGCTCTCCTTTTCTTTTCTCCCTCCCCACTCGTAgatctctctcttcctcttctcccttCTCGCTTCTTCTCAAACACCCAGACCCCCCCCCTCTCTCCAAACCCTATTTTTTTCATCAGGGTTTGTTCTATCTATCTTTTTTCCCCACGCGATCAAACCTAATTTCAGCATTGAAATTCATCGATTATTATTTCAATTAATAATATTTTCTCCTTTCACCTGTTGCAGGTCGATCGCTTGGTGAATTGGGGTCTCAATTGACCTTTGTTGGATTTAATTTTTCCTCTTAGAGGCTTGAGGGTTTCGGTGTTTCATCTCTATCGCAACCATGTTTACCCGAATTTTTGGTAAACCTAAACAGGAGGCCAATACTCTAACCACATTGGACAAGTTAACCGAGGTAACTCCCATTCGATTCTCCTTAGATACtcattttttttctccttctcctAATCGGCAAATTGTGAATTGTGCATATTCGATCGATGGAACTATTATCTCTTCAAATTGCGCGTTAATTATGTTGCAATTTCGTTATGTTTTTCTCTTAATTGATAAGCAACGTTATTGTCTTGGGAATTCTGATGCAAACTATGCTAGACCTATGAAGAAACGAATTCCCGTTTATGATGGATGTTGAATATCATCAGTTAAGAGAATTTTCGACTTGTAATTTGTTTTAGAGCTTGTTTGGGCACTATTAAGTGGTtaggaaaatttttttaatgaaaattttttttagcaTGTTTGGCAAACTttgagtagtaaaagtaaaagttttagaaaaataaaaaaaaatttagaagttacaattttttttaaggaaaaacaaCTATTTGTATTCATGAACTTTGGGAATGCTGATAAAAGTATTCAAACCCTaattttttgttgaattttttataaaatttccaaATTATCCCACCATTTATCTTTAACTTCAATTCCATAGCTGTTTCTTCTTCCCAAAATCGCAAACTTTCAACTTGAATTCCTCATAATCATTATCACTAGATGGATAAATTAGTAAGACTCCTGTATCTTAGTAAATATTGTTCTAGCAATTAACAATTGGTGTCTGCAGGTTTTCTTCTCAAATTAACTATTTTGTTCCTTGAATCATGTAGACCCTTGAAATGCTAGAGAAAAAGGAGAAAGTGCTCGTTAAAAAGGCAGCAGCAGAAGttgaaaaagccaaagaattCACCAAGGCAAAGAATAAGAGGGGTATGTAGCAAAACACATTGATGCTTGTTCTATAGAATATCATTGGGAAATACAATGTCTTCTTGCTCTGTATCACTTATATTTTGTGTTGCTGATGCCATTGAGCTTATAAATGCATATTTTGGCCAAATTTTCTTATTCTTGAATATATAAACATGATGTTAATAATTATTCCATTCCTAGTTGATGGTAATAATGTTTCCATTCCTACTACTGTAATCCATGTGAACCAAATAGGATTGTGGTACCACATTGATCTTATCTATATGAATTCTTTCACCATatcctctttttttctttcttttatccgTGATTAGCTATGTGAAATGTGGACAATAACGAATCTTATCTTATTCACTTGACCGAGTTTTATAAAAATGATATAGACCCTGCCTAATTTAAGTGCTTGTGTTCTTTCTGTGGAAAAATTTTTTTGGAGCTTATTCATGACTCATGAGTTGATGTTACATTCATCTACtgtgaaattgattttgaatttcttcATGCAGCGGCAATACAATGTTTGAAGAGGAAGAGGCTGTATGAGCAGCAAATAGAGCAGCTTGGAAATTTCCAGTTGCGTATTCATGACCAGGTCTGAATGAAACTGGTTAAGTCAATGATTAAACATTTCAGCTTCACTCACTCATGCTGCCAATTTTCTTGCAGATGATAATGTTAGAAGGTGCCAAGGCAACCACAGAAACAGTTGATGCGTTGAGAGTTGGAGCAGCTACTATGAAGGCTATGCAAAAAGCAACGTACGTATCACTATTTATGTTATTAAGTGTTTATTGATTTCACGCATGATATGTTTTTGTCCTCTACTTCCCGGATTATCTATGATTTGAAAAAATGACAAGTTTAGTATAAAGTCGTGATAATGTGAACATGGAGAATTATGTCATGTGATCTTATGAGCAGGATGCTCATTGTTAAATTATTGAATTGCAATATTATTCTACAGGAACATTGATGATGTTGACAAGACCATGGATGAGATCAATGAGCAGACTGAGAACATGAAACAAATTCAGGAAGCATTGTCAGCTCCAATTGGTTCAGCTGCTGATTTTGATGAGGTTATCTTTTCAAATGTTGATTTTGTTTCCATTATTTGCTTACAGGATATTTGTGCTCTCTTAATAGACTATTTTGTATAGTTATGTAATAAATAAATTTGGACAACATTTTGAATTTGCATGCCTTTTCAGGACGAATTGGAAGCAGAACTTGAAGAGCTAGAAGGTGCTGAGTTGGAAGAACAACTTCTTCAGCCTGCAACTACAGCTCCCGCAGCTCCTGTACATGTCCCAGCTGGGCGGCAACCTAATCGTCCTTTCCCTGCAAAGCCTACTGCTGAAGAAGATGAATTGGCAGCTTTGCAGGCTGAGATGGCTCTTTGAGAAGGTCCCTTTTCTCATCTGCAACTCTGTTCAAGCATATGCTatctgtgcattattctctttttaAGTTTAATTAGCATTGCAATTAATAACTAAATTGGATGGTTTGTGTTTGCACGAGTTGTGTTTGATATCAGCCTTTACTCTTATGCTATACTTTTGCTTTTGCTGCTGGGTTTAATTAGCCCAAACTTTTGCAGGCACTGATATGCATGATAAGTGGCCCCTAAAGAATTTCAACCAGTGACATGGAATATTCTGCCTCTCCGTGATCATCCGTATCTGTGTAAAAATCATTGAACAGAGAATGTATATAAAGGTGACAAATATTGAAATGCCCTAAAAATATAGTTTGAGTTTGTCACCCATTTCGATGTCTTATTTTAAAAGAAGTTGAAAACCCCCACTCTTGTGTTGTTTTTGTCATCCATTGATGCAATTCGGTTAACTATTTCTTTTCGAACCCAGTCCAATTGACATTGCCATTCAGATTGATTTATATATAGGAAAATTTTCACATATACCAGCCAATTTATTGATACAGCCGTATCCCATGTACGGTTCGGTGGCTAGTAAAATTTTTGTCCTCTTGCTTGATGTGTATTGACGAAAAAATCCACAAAAGGGCAGAAAAAAGACACTAAATAAAGGGTAATAAATTTATGGCTAAATGATGATTTGTATTGGTAAGCCAGTCACATTAGAATAAATTTTGGATGGCTGAGAGCTGATGGGCTATATAAATTAAATCAGGTGTGAATGTACATGGAATTTATTGGTTTGTAAatgagaaaataattaaataataaagtagGTTGAGTTATTTTTTACTAACATTGATGCATgctaaaaaaaaaagacaatctTTTAAATAGTGTTCTAATACGTTATAATGACCCAAACAAATACATAGGTTATAAACAATAAATTGAGAATAATATAGTAAATTCGTTTTTTAAATGTTTTGGTCGAAACATTTAATTTCCAACaagttttaattattaaatcagtTACTAAACGTATTACACAAATTAATTTTCATGTtaaattctacaaaaaaaaatagaCAAATCAACCTTTATTGTTATTTAGAGAAATATTAGAAAgtcataaaaatttattattttttatcaccaTTTAATTATctgttcaatttttttagtttaatttttttaatctaataacCGAACaacatacttttaaatattaatgattaCGTCATgacaaaatataataaattttgatagctttttaatatttttttattatttaataaagagtaaagtatcgcttTTGTCTCCAACATTTggataagtctcaaagttgtccctaacgtttcaattgttctatttaagtccctaacgtttcaaaactgactcaatgttgtcctgccgttagggatccgttaacagatttgacggcgggacaaaattgagacgattttgaaatgttaggaacttaaataggacgaaaacgttagagacaaaaatgatacatagaaataaattttaattttatccttcaataatatcatttttttactatacatagtattcaattattttttaatcacatctaagttataaacttgcagaaaagaaaaaaataatatatatacaataaaatataaattatacctcTTGTCTCTAATGtgtcaaaattctttaaaattataaaaaaataaatttatttaaaatgaaagtaatgtgattaagtataatttatttagatgtaattaaaaaataattgaatactatgcacagtaaaaaattaatattagtgaaagataaaattaaattaaaatttacttttatatattgtttttgTCCCTAATATTTTCGTCTTATTTAAATCtctaacatttcaaaatcgtctcaattttgtcccgccgtcaattctgttaacagatccctaacggcaggacaataatgagtcaattttgaaacgatagagacttaaataggacgattgaaatgttagggacaactttggaacttaccccaaacattgAGGACAAaagcgatactttactctttaataaaaaaatgaacatCTATATAgacaaataatttaatataaaaactaatttttttaacaaaataaaactttaaagaatgatttgataattaaaatttattaaaaaattaaaataatgtttCATAAAAATTTCCTTAAATATCGATCCAGTCAAAAGTTAATTAGCACCAACTTACTATGACCAAGACTAGTAATTTTGTTCGATCTAAGGCATGATGACGAATAATTTTACATTCTAAATAAAACCAGTTTAATAAAATTTTGTTGAATCAACGGTTATCTTTCATGTAAGGTGAATTTGCTTTATCTATGGTCATAAACATGAAaaatgtttatttgtttttgtcaatggcaagttttttattttttgttattaggaTCTCTTCCACCGCTAAGTGGAATAGATACATAATGAATTAATTATGATATTAATGATTTATATAAAgtattaattttatgatttgtaTATATAATTCAATATAGTTattcaaatagaaaaaaatatgaagTGAAATattatgtatttaaaaaaatatataggtATTTGATATTGTAATCATACAAAATTACAtattcattttttgtttttatttttatattatttgtaaTTAACAGACTTATTAATCTTCTTATATTGTGTTCGTTTTCAGGCATCATTAATAAGAGGGCTTCTTAACAATAACtttaaaaaattactttttaatCATAACTTACaactaagattttaaaaattggtTTGAATTGGCTGATCGAACTGTAAATCGacagaaaaaaaatgaatgagttaaatatcaaaactaaaaaaattcaaaaatcgtCATTTAACTGTCGAACTGGCTAGAATTAGTCGGTCGAACTGAATCATGACTCGGCCGGTTCTTAAAAACGTCGTTTTGGatgacttaaaaaaaaaagaaaacctaACGCGTCAGTGCATTACCCCCTTCCCCCAACACCTCCTCATTCGTGAATGACACACTCAGAATAAGAAGCAAAGCTCAAAAATCGTCCCAAACCAAAACACTAGCTTCTTCAACGGCTCTGCTATCGCCATCCGTGGTTGTCGACACCTCCGTGGCTTCCTCCTTCCCCCAGTTCCGAACCCAGGCCCTCTCTTCTAGTTCGGCACGTTGTTCCCATCCTCTATAGCTTCTTTGTTCGAGGCTTAGAGCAGCTCGCTGTCGTATCGCGTTCGTCACGCTGGTCGCCGTCGTCTCGCTGCTCGCCATCCTGCTCTCCTTCAAAGGTTAGTGACACTGCTTTCACTTTTTCGGTTATTCTTTTTATGCTCTGTTTAGTGATTTCTGAATGTAAAATTGTGAATGGAAATCAAATCATTGATTTTGTGTTATTGAAATTATTGCTAAAAATGGATTTGTTACTCTGCTAttactttttttaatttctgagtatgctgattttgaatattttttatagGTTTATTGATTTCTGATTTGGGGTGATTAATTATTGctgtttattaaatttttttgttgattgttCTTGATTCTTGGCTCTATTCTGTCTGTTGTGCTATTGgtaatagtattttttatttcacTTATGGTTTTATGGATGATTATTTGattgatttattgattttaattatgGATAATAGTATTAATCAAGAAATAATtactgataataataataataataataatatgtctGTCAATCCTCCTATTTCGAATGATGCTGCTAATcctatttagttatttttttactATCTAACTTTTaagtttgtattttgataagatcatatggatttagttgatgatattttatgtactgttttaaatttggaaaatattttaagatttatattagattataattatattttaagatgtttattattattttattttaaaacggttttttcggttgaactaCGGTTGGACCAATAAATTAATAAACCAATGACTAGAGTAGTTTGATGATCGGTCCGATTCTTAGAACCTTGCTTATAACCGTTGTgttacccttttttttttcatttacttGTGTTACTCTTTTGCAGATTTTTAGCAAATTTAGGTGGTTCGACATTTAGTAATCTGGGAGTCAAATCTACTCTTCTTGTACTTACTAATTTTTTGAAAGTGCATCAAAGGTTCTTTTAATTGattaaaatgataaagaaaaatttgaaaagtaaaaaaataactttaaaaaataaaataactgaaagtaaatgagatgacatttaatttaaaaaaaagcaAGAAACTATATTCGATAAAATCGAAGGACTTTAAAATCAAATACAAAgtacaaaatcttttaaaaaaaatgaaaagaacaaACTTATTGGAAAGATAAATTTGCAAGAAGATAAAGGTTACAAGAAATTTAAAGTAAATGTAAAAAACATGGAAGGAACTCTACAGAAAAAAAAAGTTCTTAGCAAACTCAAAAATTTACTGAAAATATAAGAATACGAGAGTATTTTCTGAAATAAGATTTCAATCTCTATTCCTTCCAATCTTCATCTATTTATAAGACTCTTCGACTAATTAAGTTCAAATATATTTTCAACGTGCATTAATCTTTAGGTAACCGCGCTTTGAATGATATGAATAATTATCTTCACTCATCAATCTTCTTTGATAAGATTTGTCGTTCAACCTTACCTCTCTCTTCGATGAATCCCTTTCGACGAAAGAACCTATCAAAGATACTTCTATTTGTTTTACATTTTACTAACTGTtacccttcttttttttttggtatttagtTACCCTTCTATTTTGTCATGGCATGTTACCTTATTTTTTTGGAAAATGCTATGTGTCCTTTAAAATTCAGCTTTCAATTAGccttttaattcaaataatattatttaattaaattttgattaaaacaCATTCCTAGTTTGTAGCTAAATATgttagtaattaaaattaattcaaatttcaaatactaAAATTTCTCTAATTTTCTACTCACTTTATAAAGTagttattttatcattttttcattttctttgtacGTTTTTTCCTCTCTCTTGTAAattctctccttcttctttctcaCGTTCTTCACAAAAATCTCCACAGAAGAATATTACAGGTAAATTTACTAtttcatatttaatattttattattattattagatgagTCGTGCTATTTTGTTCCTATTTCGAGTGACTTGCATGCTAACTCAAACTCAAAACTTATTCATCATCATTGTCGAATGAAATTTTAATAAGATTATATCAACATTTGaattaaacaataaataaattacCAGTCTATGTATcaatattcttttcttcttcttcactttcttttttctttctttcttttattttttttaatctttatctCTAAAATGATTAGAAAAGACCACCAACATAAAATAATTAGACcgaattaaagataaataaaggaGCAATTGTAGGTATTCGGGagaaaaaaaagataacaaataaaACTTTAATAAAGGTTTATAgttttcaacaattttttttattattagttggatttttttattacttatttgaatattaacgcttttaaaattattaaaatgtatgttcataaaaattaatttttttaattgtaacacatctaaaattattaagttatacaaaaaatatttttgaaacacatccaaaatcataaatctaaaatttaaatttaaacattaaaaataaaattaattttttatatcttattcaATAAAAACTCatctaatatttttctttttttaatagttagattttttagttactttttttaatattaacacttttaaaattattaaaatgtatgTTCTTAcaaatttgtttttgttttcaattgtaacacatctaaaattattaattGATACACAAAATATTTctgaaacacatccaaaatcataaatcagaaatttaaatttaaacgttaaatataaaattaatttttttatatcttattcgaTAAAAACTCATctaatatttcttatttttttattatttgttggaTTTTATCGTTACTTATTTGAACATTAAtgcttttaaaattattaaaatatatatttgtaaaaattggttatttttttaattattacacatctaaaattattgaCTTATATATAAAATATGTTTAAAATATATCCAAAaccataaatctaaaatttaaatttaacattaaaaataaaattttttttatatcttattcgataaaaa is a genomic window of Arachis ipaensis cultivar K30076 chromosome B06, Araip1.1, whole genome shotgun sequence containing:
- the LOC107645760 gene encoding vacuolar protein sorting-associated protein 32 homolog 2 isoform X2 → MLEKKEKVLVKKAAAEVEKAKEFTKAKNKRAAIQCLKRKRLYEQQIEQLGNFQLRIHDQMIMLEGAKATTETVDALRVGAATMKAMQKATNIDDVDKTMDEINEQTENMKQIQEALSAPIGSAADFDEDELEAELEELEGAELEEQLLQPATTAPAAPVHVPAGRQPNRPFPAKPTAEEDELAALQAEMAL
- the LOC107645760 gene encoding vacuolar protein sorting-associated protein 32 homolog 2 isoform X1 is translated as MFTRIFGKPKQEANTLTTLDKLTETLEMLEKKEKVLVKKAAAEVEKAKEFTKAKNKRAAIQCLKRKRLYEQQIEQLGNFQLRIHDQMIMLEGAKATTETVDALRVGAATMKAMQKATNIDDVDKTMDEINEQTENMKQIQEALSAPIGSAADFDEDELEAELEELEGAELEEQLLQPATTAPAAPVHVPAGRQPNRPFPAKPTAEEDELAALQAEMAL